Genomic segment of Candidatus Eisenbacteria bacterium:
TGGACATTCGGCGGCCGCAGGGCCGCGCGCAACGTGTCGGCCGCCACCAACCCGCTCTCGCCCGGCAGCGGATGGACCTGGACGCCGGAGACGACCGCCGGGGCCCCCGCCTCGTAGAGATAGACGTGGCTGCGCTCCTCGAGGAGGACTTCCTCTCCGGGACTGGTGTGGACGGCGATCGCGGCCTGGTTGGCCATCGTCCCG
This window contains:
- a CDS encoding low specificity L-threonine aldolase — encoded protein: MVDLRSDTVTRPTAEMRRAIAEAVVGDDVFGDDPTAQDLERQVAALLGKEAGIFVASGTMANQAAIAVHTSPGEEVLLEERSHVYLYEAGAPAVVSGVQVHPLPGESGLVAADTLRAALRPPNV